In Vigna unguiculata cultivar IT97K-499-35 chromosome 3, ASM411807v1, whole genome shotgun sequence, a single genomic region encodes these proteins:
- the LOC114176483 gene encoding beta-glucosidase 40-like, whose protein sequence is MASRGGTVLILAMMALVQMRICTSEINRENFPNGFVFGTASSAFQYEGAVKEDGRGPSVWDTFSHTFGKILDFSNADVAVDQYHRYEEDVQLMKDMGMDAYRFSISWSRIFPNGSGQINQAGVDHYNKLINALLAKGMEPYVTLYHWDLPQALEDKYNGWLNTSIIKDFSTYAETCFQKFGDRVKHWITFNEPHTFATQGYDVGLQAPGRCSILLHLFCRAGNSATEPYIVAHNVLLSHAAVADIYRKKYKSAQKGSLGIAFDVIWYEPEKNTQEDIDAAQRAQDFQLGWFLDPLMFGDYPSSMRSRVGNRLPKFSQVEAALVKGSLDFVGINHYTTFYARNNSTNLIGTLLHDSVADSGTITLPFNGTKAISDKANSIWLYIVPQSMRSLMIYIKQKYGNPPVFITENGMDDPNSPFISINDALKDEKRIRYHSGYLSYLLASIKDGCNVKGYFVWSLLDNWEWSAGYSSRFGLYFVDYKDKQKRYPKQSVQWFKSFLNPTK, encoded by the exons ATGGCCTCAAGAGGAGGCACTGTTTTGATATTGGCTATGATGGCATTGGTTCAGATGCGAATATGCACGTCGGAGATAAACCGCGAAAACTTCCCCAATGGCTTCGTTTTCGGAACTGCTTCTTCGGCTTTTCAG TATGAAGGGGCAGTGAAAGAAGATGGGAGGGGACCATCTGTGTGGGATACATTTTCACATACTTTTG GCAAGATACTTGATTTCAGCAATGCTGATGTTGCTGTTGATCAGTACCACCGATACGAA GAAGATGTACAACTGATGAAGGACATGGGGATGGATGCCTATCGATTTTCCATTTCTTGGTCTCGGATATTTCCCA ATGGATCTGGCCAAATCAATCAAGCAGGGGTTGATCATTATAATAAACTCATAAACGCTCTACTAGCCAAAG GAATGGAACCATATGTCACCCTCTATCACTGGGACTTACCTCAAGCCTTGGAAGACAAGTACAATGGATGGCTAAACACTTCAATCAT AAAGGACTTTTCAACTTATGCTGAGACATGCTTTCAGAAATTTGGGGACAGGGTTAAGCATTGGATCACATTTAATGAGCCACATACATTTGCCACACAAGGGTATGATGTTGGTCTACAAGCGCCTGGACGATGCTCTATTCTCCTTCACCTGTTTTGCAGGGCAGGGAACTCTGCTACTGAACCTTACATTGTTGCTCACAATGTCCTACTTTCTCATGCCGCAGTAGCAGatatttataggaaaaaatataag AGTGCACAGAAAGGATCGCTAGGGATAGCTTTTGATGTCATTTGGTATGAGCCAGAAAAAAATACCCAAGAAGACATTGATGCAGCTCAGAGAGCTCAAGATTTTCAACTGGGATG GTTTCTTGACCCTTTGATGTTTGGGGATTATCCAAGCTCCATGAGGAGTAGAGTAGGAAATAGGCTTCCAAAATTTTCGCAAGTGGAGGCTGCTCTTGTTAAGGGTTCATTAGATTTTGTGGGAATCAACCATTACACCACATTTTATGCAAGAAACAATTCTACTAATCTAATTGGAACTCTGCTCCATGATTCCGTTGCAGACTCTGGCACCATTACCCTTC CATTCAACGGTACTAAAGCTATTTCGGATAAG GCAAATTCTATATGGTTGTATATTGTGCCACAAAGCATGAGAAGCTTAATGATCTACATTAAACAAAAGTACGGAAACCCTCCTGTCTTTATCACGGAAAATG GGATGGATGATCCAAATAGTCCATTTATCTCCATTAATGATGCTCTAAAGGACGAAAAACGGATTAGATACCACAGTGGCTATTTATCTTACTTGTTGGCTTCTATCAA AGATGGGTGCAATGTGAAAGGGTATTTTGTTTGGTCACTACTGGATAATTGGGAGTGGTCAGCTGGATACAGTTCTAGGTTCGGACTGTATTTTGTCGATTACAAAGACAAGCAGAAAAGATACCCCAAACAATCAGTCCAATGGTTCAAGAGCTTCTTGAATCCTActaaataa